Proteins found in one Nostoc sp. NIES-3756 genomic segment:
- the queA gene encoding tRNA preQ1(34) S-adenosylmethionine ribosyltransferase-isomerase QueA — MKKELSQLNLEEKSTTAVEDTNLDFSLAGYDYELPPDRIAQNPAVPRDSSRLLVVNSQNTGKDTPPLHQIFSDLPDILRPGDLLIMNNTKVIPARLFGRKTSGAEVEILLLEERQFNCWLALVKPGKRFKKGTQIIFDRLETGDRRVGEDEGDEGVGGDNIEKSSSSLLSLSLTATVLETDEATGGRLLLFDLPSGKSLVQVLDQFGEIPLPPYITGSQAADEQYQTVYAEQPGAIAAPTAGLHFTPDLLERLRDRNINQAFITLHVGVGTFRPVEVEDVATHQMHEEWIEVPATTVEQIKATKAAGGRIIAVGTTVVRALEGAAVSGELQAFCGKTNLFIYPGYQWQVVEGLITNFHLPRSSLLMLVSALIGRERLLNIYQEAIASGYRFYSFGDAMLILPEGVSSL, encoded by the coding sequence ATGAAGAAAGAGCTATCACAATTAAACCTTGAAGAAAAATCCACGACAGCAGTCGAAGATACAAATTTAGATTTCTCACTCGCTGGGTATGACTATGAATTACCCCCAGATAGGATTGCACAAAATCCCGCAGTTCCTAGAGATAGTTCTCGCCTGCTAGTCGTAAATTCTCAAAATACAGGTAAAGATACCCCACCTCTACATCAAATTTTTAGCGATTTGCCAGATATTCTGCGTCCTGGTGACTTATTAATCATGAATAATACAAAAGTCATCCCTGCACGATTATTTGGACGCAAAACATCTGGTGCAGAAGTAGAAATTTTATTACTAGAGGAACGTCAATTTAACTGTTGGTTAGCTTTAGTTAAGCCTGGAAAACGTTTTAAAAAAGGTACGCAGATTATTTTTGACAGGTTGGAGACTGGGGATAGGAGAGTAGGGGAAGATGAGGGAGATGAGGGAGTGGGGGGAGATAACATAGAAAAATCTTCTTCATCCCTATTATCTTTGTCGTTAACTGCTACTGTCTTAGAAACAGACGAAGCAACGGGAGGGCGTTTATTACTGTTTGATTTACCCTCTGGTAAATCTTTGGTACAAGTTTTGGATCAATTTGGCGAAATACCCCTACCGCCTTATATTACTGGATCTCAGGCTGCGGATGAACAGTATCAAACTGTGTACGCCGAACAACCAGGAGCGATCGCAGCGCCTACGGCTGGGTTACACTTTACTCCAGACTTGCTAGAAAGGTTACGCGATCGCAATATAAACCAAGCTTTTATTACTCTCCACGTTGGTGTAGGAACCTTTCGCCCTGTGGAAGTGGAAGATGTAGCGACTCATCAAATGCACGAAGAATGGATTGAAGTACCCGCAACCACAGTTGAACAAATTAAAGCAACTAAAGCTGCTGGCGGACGAATTATTGCTGTAGGGACAACAGTAGTCCGGGCTTTGGAAGGTGCAGCCGTATCTGGTGAATTGCAGGCATTTTGCGGTAAGACTAACCTATTTATCTATCCTGGCTACCAATGGCAAGTTGTAGAGGGTTTGATTACTAATTTTCACCTGCCACGTTCTAGTTTATTAATGCTAGTAAGCGCGTTGATTGGTAGAGAACGTTTGTTAAATATATATCAAGAAGCGATCGCTTCTGGTTATCGTTTTTATTCTT
- a CDS encoding YraN family protein: MSHSDIANLGEDLVAQWLQSTGWIILERQFSCRWGEIDIIAQHSENTLEPLLAFVEVKTRSPGSWDDGGKGAITLKKQAKIERTARMFLAKHPEKSDYACRFDVAIVSCQISSQNHHKLSVTQKPTTISSIGEYEFQLQEYIPAAFDSL, encoded by the coding sequence ATGTCACATTCAGATATTGCTAATTTAGGCGAAGACCTGGTTGCTCAATGGTTACAATCTACAGGTTGGATAATCTTAGAGCGTCAATTTAGTTGTCGTTGGGGTGAAATTGATATCATCGCTCAACATTCTGAAAATACTCTAGAACCCCTACTCGCGTTTGTTGAAGTTAAAACCCGCAGTCCGGGTAGCTGGGATGATGGGGGAAAAGGTGCAATTACATTAAAAAAGCAAGCAAAGATTGAGCGAACAGCAAGGATGTTTTTAGCCAAACATCCAGAAAAATCAGATTATGCTTGTCGCTTTGATGTGGCTATTGTTTCTTGTCAGATAAGTTCTCAAAATCACCACAAGTTATCCGTTACTCAGAAACCTACAACTATTTCTTCAATTGGAGAATATGAATTTCAATTACAAGAGTATATTCCCGCAGCCTTTGACTCGCTATAG
- a CDS encoding glycosyltransferase family 4 protein: MRILIYSYNYYPEPIGIAPLMTELAEGLAKRGHQVRVVTAMPNYPERQIYEAYRGKWYITEQKNGVTIQRSYVWIRPQPKLLDRVLLDASFVVTSFFPALFGWRPDVILSTSPSLPVCVPASLLGWLRDCPVVLNLQDILPEAAIHVGLLKNKWLIRVFSLLEKFAYRSATKISVIADGFVENLLSKGVSSEKIEQIPNWVDVNFIRPLPKEDNKFRATHNLDGKFVLLYSGNIALTQGLETVIQAAAKLRDISEIAFVIAGEAKGLQRLQKYCTDCGADNVLLLPFQPREHLPEMLAAADVGLVVQKKNVISFNMPSKIQVLLASGRALIASVPDNGTAAKAIKQSGGGVVVPPEDPQALASAILELYKHPEKAKTLGYNSRKYAMEQYAFEQALNQYENLFYAVTTESQTIESKVVSKQEV; the protein is encoded by the coding sequence ATGCGGATTTTAATTTACTCTTATAACTACTATCCAGAACCAATTGGTATAGCCCCGTTAATGACCGAATTAGCAGAGGGACTGGCCAAGCGAGGACATCAAGTGCGTGTTGTCACAGCTATGCCTAACTACCCTGAGCGCCAAATATATGAAGCTTACCGAGGTAAATGGTATATTACAGAACAAAAAAATGGTGTAACCATTCAACGTAGTTATGTATGGATTAGACCACAACCAAAACTACTAGATAGAGTTTTACTGGATGCTAGTTTTGTCGTCACCAGCTTCTTCCCCGCTCTGTTTGGATGGCGGCCTGACGTAATTTTATCGACTTCGCCATCACTTCCTGTATGCGTACCTGCATCTTTACTGGGATGGTTACGTGATTGCCCTGTAGTTCTAAACCTCCAAGATATACTACCAGAAGCAGCTATTCATGTTGGCTTACTAAAAAATAAATGGTTAATTAGAGTATTTTCATTATTAGAAAAATTTGCTTATCGTAGTGCTACCAAAATTAGCGTTATTGCTGATGGGTTTGTTGAAAATTTACTTTCCAAAGGTGTATCATCGGAAAAAATAGAGCAGATACCCAACTGGGTTGATGTTAATTTTATTCGTCCATTACCAAAAGAAGACAATAAATTCCGTGCTACACACAATCTAGATGGGAAATTTGTACTTCTCTATTCTGGGAATATTGCTCTTACTCAAGGCTTAGAAACTGTTATTCAAGCGGCAGCAAAGCTACGTGATATTTCCGAAATTGCCTTTGTAATAGCTGGTGAAGCGAAAGGCTTACAGAGACTGCAAAAATATTGTACAGACTGCGGTGCTGATAACGTTTTGTTACTACCTTTCCAACCTAGAGAACATTTGCCAGAAATGTTAGCTGCTGCTGATGTTGGCTTGGTAGTACAGAAGAAAAATGTAATTTCTTTCAATATGCCATCAAAGATTCAAGTCTTATTGGCTAGTGGTAGAGCATTAATAGCATCTGTACCCGATAATGGTACAGCCGCCAAGGCAATTAAACAGAGTGGTGGTGGCGTTGTTGTTCCTCCAGAAGATCCTCAAGCTTTGGCATCAGCGATTTTGGAATTATACAAACATCCTGAAAAAGCAAAAACTCTGGGTTATAACAGCCGTAAATATGCTATGGAACAATATGCTTTTGAACAAGCATTAAATCAATATGAAAATTTATTTTATGCAGTCACAACAGAAAGTCAAACAATTGAATCTAAAGTAGTTTCTAAACAGGAAGTTTGA
- the rsfS gene encoding ribosome silencing factor has protein sequence MSDYFQGNLPLQSVSVAKSATRSPEAATESSGKIAVTIAEAASDRKAGDILVLRVADVSYLADYFVMLTGYSRVQVRAIADAIEDKVETEWKRRPLRTEGKVEGSWVLQDYGDVIVHIMMPKEREFYNLEAFWVHAERIPLPKSDEDEGKPT, from the coding sequence ATGTCTGATTATTTCCAAGGAAATTTACCATTACAATCAGTCTCGGTAGCTAAGAGTGCTACCAGAAGTCCAGAGGCTGCAACTGAGTCAAGCGGAAAAATAGCTGTAACTATTGCCGAAGCGGCATCAGACCGGAAAGCAGGCGATATTTTAGTGCTGAGGGTAGCAGATGTGTCGTACTTGGCAGATTACTTTGTGATGCTGACTGGCTACTCTAGGGTGCAAGTGAGAGCGATCGCCGATGCTATTGAGGATAAAGTAGAGACAGAGTGGAAACGTCGGCCATTGCGGACAGAGGGCAAAGTTGAAGGTAGCTGGGTACTGCAAGACTACGGCGACGTAATTGTGCATATTATGATGCCGAAGGAGCGGGAGTTTTATAATTTAGAAGCGTTCTGGGTTCATGCAGAACGTATTCCCCTACCAAAATCTGATGAGGATGAGGGTAAGCCAACATGA
- a CDS encoding CGLD27 family protein, translating into MIKSSLFNCPVPVDQQPLNEYEELKTSWLFRDCALNWREYATKLGWIWGLSWLIAGPVSAASFPPNKQLVHFLLCGAAGASVGVILSLLRLYLGWLYVRDRLYSMTVFYEESGWYDGQTWIKPPEVLNRDRLIVTYEIKPIIQRLQFTFVGLAGIFVIGTIVWHLF; encoded by the coding sequence ATGATCAAATCGTCGCTCTTCAATTGTCCGGTTCCTGTAGATCAACAACCACTCAATGAGTACGAAGAGTTAAAAACTTCTTGGCTATTTCGTGATTGCGCCTTAAATTGGCGGGAGTATGCCACAAAACTAGGCTGGATTTGGGGCTTGTCTTGGCTAATAGCAGGGCCAGTATCAGCAGCCAGCTTTCCTCCAAATAAGCAATTGGTGCATTTCCTGTTATGTGGTGCAGCTGGGGCAAGTGTCGGAGTAATACTCAGTCTATTACGGTTATATTTAGGCTGGCTTTATGTGCGCGATCGCCTTTACAGCATGACTGTATTCTATGAAGAATCAGGCTGGTACGATGGTCAAACCTGGATCAAACCACCAGAAGTCCTCAACCGCGATCGCTTAATTGTCACCTACGAAATCAAACCAATTATCCAACGGTTACAATTTACATTCGTTGGCTTGGCGGGAATCTTCGTTATTGGTACTATAGTTTGGCATTTGTTTTAA
- a CDS encoding asparaginase, protein MTMGKRTQAAALEVRLLREGIIESKHIVQAVVCDDRGRVLTVAGNAETATFVRSALKPFQALAVTTTGTLERYDLSDRDLAIITSSHRGTIEQVRQAFNILWRADLDPSVLQCPIPPGKRSPLEYNCSGKHAGMLAVCQQRHWPLNNYLERKHPVQQLILGKVAELLRMPAEEFISAHDDCGVPTYLMQLGQIASLYALLASSSNLDMERIVRAMTHHPSMVAGDGEFDTELMRLTPGELVSKAGAEGVQCIGRLGEGLGLAIKVMDGAKRAKYAVAIHLLQQMGWITPSVAESLSEKFMNPGKYTRLEVVGELSFL, encoded by the coding sequence ATGACAATGGGCAAGCGTACACAAGCCGCAGCACTGGAAGTCCGGTTACTGCGTGAAGGTATCATCGAATCGAAGCATATAGTCCAAGCTGTTGTTTGCGACGACCGAGGACGAGTGCTGACTGTGGCCGGGAATGCGGAAACAGCCACGTTTGTCCGTTCCGCACTCAAACCATTTCAGGCGCTGGCAGTCACTACTACAGGCACACTGGAACGCTATGATTTAAGCGATCGCGATCTAGCAATTATTACCAGTTCCCACAGGGGTACAATCGAGCAGGTACGCCAAGCATTTAATATCCTCTGGCGAGCTGATCTAGACCCTTCTGTCCTTCAGTGTCCTATACCTCCAGGCAAACGCAGTCCTTTAGAATACAATTGCTCAGGTAAGCACGCGGGAATGTTGGCTGTTTGTCAACAACGCCACTGGCCTTTAAATAACTACCTGGAACGTAAACACCCAGTACAGCAGTTGATATTGGGGAAAGTTGCAGAATTACTGCGAATGCCAGCAGAAGAATTTATCAGCGCTCACGATGATTGTGGCGTACCCACATACTTGATGCAACTGGGACAAATCGCTTCTCTATACGCGCTGCTAGCTTCTAGTAGTAACTTAGATATGGAGCGTATTGTCCGAGCTATGACCCATCACCCGTCAATGGTTGCAGGAGATGGAGAATTTGACACGGAACTGATGCGCTTAACTCCAGGCGAGTTAGTCAGTAAAGCTGGTGCAGAGGGGGTACAGTGCATCGGTAGGCTAGGCGAAGGTCTGGGATTGGCAATCAAAGTTATGGATGGGGCGAAACGGGCAAAATATGCCGTAGCGATTCACCTACTCCAACAAATGGGTTGGATTACACCCAGCGTGGCGGAAAGCTTGTCAGAGAAGTTCATGAACCCAGGAAAATACACACGTTTAGAAGTTGTGGGTGAATTATCGTTTTTATAG
- a CDS encoding YcjF family protein — translation MVVKLQRPILVGGLGLSFSLWMVQSWHHSIVQFGELSLLSVLAVGGGLWLLKRKLPKDGSEQPDGILVDRATAESAIAKTEVVINQLTQESANHQALGTLRNQLDQLSVELDRQEIRVAVTGGKSVGKSTLIEVLKSEKQQVNFQETTPLFREVGNQLDVSILTEAAKSDAALFLTNGDLTDSQFQALQQLKRLNLPKILVFNKQDQYLPDERASILQSLKQRVQEHVVAVAAAPVAIKVRKHEADGTVQEWMEQPAPDIQQLSQELNELLLQQQKLVWTTTARQAVLLKVEAKNYLNGVRRDRATPIIEQYQWIAAAAAFANPVPALDILATAAINAQMVIDLGNIYQQKFSWEQAQTVAGTMGSLMLKLGLVELSTQAIGSVLKSNAVTFVAGGLVQGVSAAYLTRVAGLCLVEYFEQQEIALDSGSNLNLDKLRQTLQKVFQQNQQVALLQGFVKQGVKRLLPEAHPMEVVG, via the coding sequence ATGGTTGTGAAGTTGCAGCGCCCCATTTTAGTAGGAGGATTAGGTTTATCCTTTTCCTTGTGGATGGTACAAAGTTGGCATCATTCGATAGTGCAGTTCGGTGAGTTAAGTTTATTAAGTGTTTTAGCGGTTGGTGGTGGGTTGTGGTTGTTAAAACGCAAGCTGCCAAAAGATGGTTCAGAGCAGCCGGATGGTATCCTTGTAGATAGAGCTACAGCAGAAAGTGCGATCGCTAAAACTGAAGTTGTCATCAACCAACTAACTCAAGAATCGGCAAATCATCAAGCTTTAGGCACGTTACGAAATCAGCTTGACCAATTATCGGTAGAGTTAGACAGACAAGAAATTAGAGTGGCTGTAACTGGTGGAAAATCAGTTGGTAAAAGCACTTTAATTGAGGTGCTGAAGTCGGAGAAACAGCAAGTAAACTTCCAAGAAACAACACCACTGTTTAGAGAGGTGGGTAATCAGTTAGATGTTAGTATCCTCACAGAAGCGGCAAAATCTGATGCTGCGCTGTTCTTAACTAACGGTGATTTAACAGATTCCCAATTTCAAGCATTACAGCAGCTAAAAAGATTAAATCTGCCAAAAATCTTGGTTTTTAACAAACAAGACCAGTATTTACCAGATGAACGTGCTAGTATTTTGCAGTCCTTAAAACAGCGAGTGCAAGAGCATGTAGTGGCTGTTGCTGCTGCGCCTGTCGCCATCAAAGTGCGGAAACATGAAGCGGATGGTACTGTGCAAGAGTGGATGGAACAACCAGCGCCAGATATTCAGCAGTTGTCCCAGGAATTGAATGAACTTTTGTTACAGCAGCAAAAATTGGTGTGGACAACCACTGCAAGACAGGCGGTGTTACTCAAAGTTGAGGCGAAAAATTACTTGAATGGAGTTAGACGCGATCGCGCTACCCCAATTATTGAACAATATCAATGGATAGCTGCGGCTGCTGCTTTCGCTAACCCAGTTCCAGCACTAGATATTTTAGCTACTGCAGCAATTAATGCTCAAATGGTGATTGATTTGGGTAATATTTATCAGCAGAAATTCTCCTGGGAACAGGCGCAAACAGTAGCCGGAACAATGGGAAGTTTGATGTTGAAATTAGGTTTAGTCGAACTTTCTACTCAAGCCATTGGTTCTGTTCTCAAAAGTAACGCCGTTACCTTTGTCGCTGGTGGTTTAGTGCAAGGTGTAAGTGCGGCTTATCTAACTAGAGTAGCTGGGTTATGTCTAGTAGAGTATTTTGAGCAACAGGAAATCGCTTTAGATTCTGGAAGTAATTTGAACTTGGACAAATTACGCCAAACCTTACAAAAAGTCTTCCAACAAAATCAACAAGTAGCATTGCTGCAAGGTTTTGTTAAGCAAGGTGTGAAGCGTTTGTTACCAGAAGCGCACCCGATGGAAGTAGTAGGATAA
- a CDS encoding DNA cytosine methyltransferase, which produces MNTIKPCIFSFFAGAGFLDLGFETSNFKIVYVNEIFSAFMKAYRYSRERLNLPLPEYGYHEGETADVSKLVEGYLAKNLLDIVQDCRKFNDIVGFIGGPPCPDFSIGGKNRGYLGDNGKLSSAYIELICQNLPDFFLFENVKGLWRTKKHRQFFESLKIKLQTAGYILTERLINAIEYGVPQDRERIILLGFRQSYFQDLGIINSKDILGLTFPWNNQILYSKDKVFTYPWSQCEPFRENSIISCPDGIPQELTVEYWFRKNRVLSHPNSEHYFQPRAGITKFVSIPEGDASKKSFKRLHRWRYSPTACYGNNEVHLHPYKIRRISVAEALAIQSLPTNFVLPENMSLTNMFKTIGNGVPYLASKALAESILDFLVRIEKYHNKQINSKLLGLFNKTII; this is translated from the coding sequence ATGAATACTATTAAACCTTGTATTTTCTCTTTTTTCGCTGGAGCGGGATTTTTAGATTTAGGTTTTGAAACAAGTAATTTTAAAATTGTTTATGTCAATGAAATATTCTCAGCTTTCATGAAAGCATATCGCTATTCAAGAGAGAGGCTAAATTTACCTTTACCAGAATATGGATATCATGAAGGAGAAACAGCAGATGTATCTAAACTTGTAGAAGGATATTTAGCAAAAAATCTATTAGATATAGTTCAAGATTGCCGGAAATTTAATGATATTGTTGGATTTATTGGTGGGCCTCCCTGTCCAGATTTTTCTATTGGGGGCAAGAATAGGGGTTATTTGGGTGATAATGGTAAGCTTTCCTCGGCTTACATAGAATTAATTTGTCAAAACCTACCTGATTTCTTTTTATTTGAAAATGTGAAAGGTTTATGGAGAACTAAAAAACATCGTCAGTTTTTTGAATCATTAAAAATTAAATTACAGACAGCAGGTTATATACTAACAGAACGTTTAATAAATGCCATTGAATATGGTGTACCACAAGACAGAGAAAGAATAATATTACTAGGTTTTAGACAAAGTTATTTTCAAGATTTAGGGATAATAAATAGTAAAGATATACTTGGATTAACCTTTCCTTGGAATAATCAAATTTTATATTCTAAAGACAAAGTATTTACCTATCCGTGGAGTCAATGTGAACCATTTAGAGAAAACTCTATTATTTCTTGCCCTGATGGTATTCCTCAAGAACTAACGGTTGAATATTGGTTTAGAAAGAATAGAGTTTTAAGCCATCCTAATTCTGAACATTATTTTCAACCAAGGGCAGGTATTACAAAATTTGTTAGTATTCCTGAAGGTGATGCCTCAAAAAAATCTTTTAAAAGGTTACATAGATGGCGTTACTCTCCTACAGCCTGCTATGGAAATAATGAAGTACATTTACATCCATACAAAATACGGCGAATTTCTGTAGCGGAAGCTTTAGCTATACAGTCATTGCCTACAAATTTCGTTTTGCCAGAAAATATGTCTCTCACTAATATGTTCAAAACTATTGGTAATGGTGTGCCATATTTAGCATCAAAAGCATTAGCTGAATCAATTCTAGATTTCTTAGTAAGAATAGAAAAATATCATAATAAACAAATCAATTCAAAGTTATTAGGGCTTTTCAATAAAACTATAATATAG
- a CDS encoding NF041680 family putative transposase, with protein MNRAKLEEFRQAAYSYLGRAHDATFELMDAILLTRNAYSLADLSLSTAFRHKWPSIYEALQDSRPQRQKLMQLYIKQMPQQGRPLLAGDHTAWSRPDAVTLQERTIEHSSVSMGGDKPITVGQGYSTIAWIPESSGSWALPLRHERITSWESPIQKAAWQLQQVCENLPTRPISVWDSEYGCAPFVLKTADIKADIIVRLRSNLCLWGAPPPYSGKGRPKKHGDKFKLNDASTWSEATQTIEVNHVKLGRIKVSLWSNLHFRLCATRPMSLIRVERLNEQGTPRVSKPLWLAWLGEQMPPLEEVWQLYLRRFTVDHWYRFLKQRLHWTLPKLTTPKQCERWSDLMPIMTWELWLARDIVADNPLPWQKFLVSLTPGRVAQAMSSILATIGTPARPPKPRGKSPGWKSGIPRQRRIRYPVVRKTTTKPRKQQAESA; from the coding sequence ATGAACCGTGCCAAATTAGAGGAATTTCGTCAAGCAGCGTACAGCTATTTGGGAAGAGCGCATGATGCAACTTTTGAACTGATGGATGCAATATTGCTGACTCGGAACGCTTACAGTTTGGCAGATTTATCGCTATCAACAGCATTTAGACATAAGTGGCCAAGTATCTACGAAGCATTGCAAGATAGCAGACCACAACGGCAGAAATTAATGCAGTTATACATCAAACAAATGCCACAACAGGGTCGTCCATTATTGGCTGGCGACCACACAGCTTGGTCACGCCCAGATGCAGTAACTTTACAGGAAAGGACGATTGAACACAGCAGTGTTTCAATGGGGGGAGACAAACCAATTACTGTTGGTCAGGGTTATAGCACCATTGCTTGGATACCAGAGAGTTCGGGCAGTTGGGCATTACCGTTGAGGCATGAGCGAATTACCAGTTGGGAAAGCCCAATCCAAAAAGCAGCATGGCAACTACAACAAGTTTGTGAAAATTTACCTACCAGACCAATTTCGGTTTGGGACAGTGAGTACGGCTGCGCCCCTTTCGTTTTGAAAACAGCCGATATCAAAGCAGATATTATTGTCCGTTTACGTTCAAACTTATGTTTATGGGGCGCACCGCCACCATATTCTGGCAAGGGACGACCGAAGAAGCATGGTGATAAATTTAAGTTGAATGATGCTTCGACATGGAGTGAAGCCACTCAAACTATAGAAGTAAACCATGTCAAACTAGGACGTATCAAGGTGAGCTTGTGGTCAAATTTACACTTTCGCTTATGCGCTACACGTCCAATGTCCTTGATTCGGGTTGAACGTTTGAATGAGCAAGGAACTCCAAGAGTTTCAAAACCTTTGTGGTTAGCTTGGCTTGGAGAACAAATGCCGCCTTTAGAAGAAGTTTGGCAACTTTATCTGCGTCGTTTTACTGTTGACCACTGGTATCGATTTTTGAAGCAACGCTTACACTGGACTCTTCCAAAACTCACTACCCCTAAACAATGTGAGCGTTGGAGCGACTTAATGCCCATTATGACTTGGGAATTGTGGTTGGCGCGTGATATCGTTGCTGATAACCCTCTACCTTGGCAAAAGTTTTTAGTTAGTTTGACTCCGGGAAGGGTTGCTCAGGCAATGAGCAGCATTTTAGCGACAATTGGTACTCCTGCCCGTCCACCCAAACCTCGCGGAAAGTCCCCAGGCTGGAAATCAGGAATACCACGACAACGTAGAATTCGTTATCCTGTTGTCAGAAAAACTACAACCAAGCCACGTAAACAACAAGCAGAATCTGCTTAA
- the deoC gene encoding deoxyribose-phosphate aldolase, which translates to MAADYPDIDIAPFIDHSLLTPTATPEQVEQWCGQADRFNFAAVCVYPTFVKQAAELLHGKKPKVCTVIGFPTGATTRLVKLYEAQEAVENGATELDVVINLGWLKSGNTDALHREIAEICEETGQTVKVILETNLLTDAEKKLAAEIAMEAGATFLKTSTGWNGGASVADVRLLKEVARERVGIKASGGIRTLNQALDLILAGATRIGTSRGIDLIRQRDNLEKGE; encoded by the coding sequence ATGGCAGCAGACTATCCAGATATTGATATTGCGCCATTTATCGATCACTCCCTGTTAACGCCAACGGCTACCCCAGAGCAGGTTGAACAATGGTGTGGACAAGCAGACAGATTTAATTTCGCTGCGGTTTGTGTATATCCTACTTTTGTCAAGCAAGCGGCGGAACTGCTGCATGGTAAGAAGCCAAAGGTTTGTACGGTAATAGGCTTCCCTACTGGGGCTACGACTCGGCTAGTTAAATTATATGAAGCGCAGGAGGCTGTGGAAAATGGAGCCACTGAGCTGGATGTAGTAATCAATTTAGGCTGGTTGAAGTCTGGGAATACGGATGCTTTACACCGGGAAATTGCCGAAATTTGCGAGGAGACAGGGCAAACGGTTAAGGTAATTTTGGAGACTAACTTACTAACGGATGCGGAAAAGAAACTTGCTGCTGAAATAGCTATGGAAGCGGGGGCGACATTCCTCAAAACCAGTACGGGTTGGAATGGGGGTGCTAGTGTGGCAGATGTACGTCTTTTGAAAGAGGTAGCACGAGAGCGAGTAGGAATTAAAGCATCTGGGGGGATTCGTACTCTGAATCAAGCCTTAGACTTAATATTAGCGGGTGCTACAAGAATAGGCACGTCTCGCGGTATCGATTTGATCCGCCAGCGCGATAACCTGGAAAAAGGTGAATAG
- the recO gene encoding DNA repair protein RecO, which yields MNKTYKATGINLKAQALGESDRIVTILTQEFGLIRAIAPGSRKHKSSLGGRSGMFVVNELLIARGRSLDKITQAQTVKTYPGLVKDLAKLAASQYLAEIVLSQALSEHPQQELYELLNEHLNRLDNIPIGESSRVLAYLAHAVFHLLALDGLAPQVQICCLTQNPLTPDLADPHWRVGFSIAAGGIVSLQAWENLRKELVKKPEKPEKPVSHPPHPVTSSYQTVVHRQELPAITARLTAQELAMLQQLSQPEIMQISTVNNANWVTVEQVLRQYAQYHLGRPIRSATLIDSYFAANHDATV from the coding sequence ATGAATAAAACTTATAAGGCGACTGGTATTAATCTTAAAGCCCAAGCTCTGGGGGAATCGGATAGAATAGTGACGATTTTAACACAGGAATTTGGTTTGATCCGAGCGATCGCCCCAGGCTCACGAAAGCATAAATCCAGCCTTGGCGGTAGAAGTGGGATGTTTGTAGTCAATGAGCTACTGATTGCTAGAGGGCGATCGCTTGATAAAATTACACAAGCCCAAACTGTAAAAACTTACCCCGGTTTGGTGAAAGACTTAGCAAAATTAGCTGCTAGTCAATACCTAGCAGAAATAGTTCTATCTCAGGCTTTGAGTGAACACCCACAACAAGAACTATATGAATTACTCAATGAACACCTCAATCGCTTAGATAATATACCTATAGGTGAATCATCTAGGGTGCTGGCTTACTTAGCTCATGCAGTTTTTCATTTGTTAGCCTTAGATGGACTCGCACCACAAGTGCAAATTTGTTGTCTAACTCAGAACCCCTTAACGCCTGACTTGGCAGATCCTCACTGGCGAGTTGGGTTTAGCATCGCGGCTGGAGGAATAGTTTCGCTACAAGCTTGGGAAAATTTGCGCAAAGAACTTGTGAAGAAGCCAGAAAAACCAGAGAAACCAGTTTCTCATCCGCCTCATCCTGTCACCTCCAGCTATCAAACAGTTGTACATCGGCAAGAGTTACCAGCTATTACTGCTCGGTTGACTGCTCAAGAACTTGCTATGCTCCAACAGTTGTCACAACCGGAGATAATGCAAATTAGTACCGTCAATAATGCAAACTGGGTAACTGTAGAGCAAGTTTTACGCCAGTATGCTCAGTATCATTTGGGTCGCCCTATCCGCTCTGCTACTTTGATTGATTCTTATTTTGCTGCTAACCATGATGCAACCGTCTGA